A genomic stretch from Photobacterium atrarenae includes:
- a CDS encoding DUF1107 domain-containing protein codes for MLRVFKHYRPGQVARYVKSYYRGRLFIMGVGAFEFDRGRLLPPKSQDLKALAVLSEVNREIQLLEADVA; via the coding sequence ATGTTAAGGGTTTTTAAACATTATCGCCCGGGCCAGGTAGCACGTTATGTGAAGAGTTACTATCGGGGCCGCCTGTTTATTATGGGGGTGGGGGCATTTGAGTTTGACCGCGGACGTTTGTTACCGCCGAAAAGCCAGGACCTCAAAGCCCTGGCTGTACTCTCGGAAGTGAATCGGGAAATTCAGCTCCTGGAAGCAGATGTTGCTTAA
- a CDS encoding YtfJ family protein — MNKKPIIALLAALLPGISAAHTLQIGQPLPVATVTEHGEITLRGDDIAYQNWNTSQLGGKVRVIQAIAGRSSAKEMNAEMMQAITAAGFPAKQYQTTTIINQDDSIWGTGGFVKSSAEDSKREFSWSSMVLDAEGQVHATWELQEESSAIIVLDNASNVLFVKEGKLSQDEITEAINLIKSQL; from the coding sequence ATGAATAAGAAGCCAATCATCGCATTACTTGCCGCCCTTCTACCTGGTATTTCGGCGGCACATACCCTTCAAATTGGTCAGCCACTTCCTGTTGCTACGGTCACAGAGCATGGTGAGATCACACTCCGGGGAGATGACATTGCTTATCAAAATTGGAATACCAGCCAGCTGGGCGGCAAAGTTCGCGTGATCCAGGCGATTGCCGGTCGCAGCTCGGCCAAAGAAATGAATGCCGAGATGATGCAGGCCATCACCGCAGCCGGCTTTCCTGCCAAGCAATATCAGACCACAACCATTATCAATCAGGATGATTCGATCTGGGGGACCGGTGGGTTCGTGAAATCATCAGCCGAAGACAGCAAGCGGGAGTTTAGCTGGTCTTCCATGGTGCTGGATGCCGAGGGTCAGGTCCACGCCACTTGGGAGCTGCAGGAAGAAAGTTCCGCTATCATCGTGCTCGACAACGCCAGCAATGTCCTGTTTGTCAAAGAAGGCAAGCTGAGCCAGGATGAGATCACCGAAGCCATCAATCTAATCAAAAGTCAGCTGTAA
- the zrgA gene encoding zinc uptake protein ZrgA has protein sequence MPSFRLSHCALILGALTSTQYALADHHTYRQHDAHVHGVVEMNLAQDGKEVLLEITAPGADVVGFEHTPETPAQQQALTEAIRQLKQTDTLLSLTPAAHCQLTEVRVEETLTHAHAAHDDHDHHDHESHDEHEHEHEHENHNEHDQVHHDHEDHDDHDQHNHENHDDHDHAHESHDAHEHHEAHQHGEFSAQYTYHCDHIEQLNTMQVHWFRHFPNTEKMTVQAITDKRQKAAQLTPDQTTFTF, from the coding sequence ATGCCTTCTTTTCGTCTTTCTCACTGTGCGCTGATACTGGGCGCCCTAACATCCACCCAATACGCGCTGGCGGACCACCACACCTATCGGCAACACGACGCTCATGTCCACGGAGTGGTCGAAATGAACCTCGCTCAGGATGGCAAGGAGGTATTGCTAGAGATCACGGCGCCCGGTGCTGACGTCGTTGGCTTTGAACACACCCCGGAAACACCGGCACAGCAACAGGCCTTAACAGAGGCCATTCGCCAGCTGAAGCAAACCGATACCTTGCTTTCACTTACCCCCGCAGCGCATTGCCAGCTCACCGAAGTCAGAGTTGAAGAAACGCTGACGCACGCGCATGCGGCGCATGACGACCATGACCATCACGATCATGAGAGCCATGATGAGCATGAGCATGAACATGAACATGAAAACCATAATGAGCATGACCAGGTGCATCACGATCATGAAGACCATGACGACCACGACCAGCATAATCATGAAAACCATGACGATCATGACCACGCTCACGAAAGCCACGACGCGCATGAGCATCACGAGGCACATCAACACGGCGAGTTTTCGGCGCAATACACCTACCACTGTGACCACATTGAGCAACTTAACACGATGCAGGTCCATTGGTTCCGCCACTTCCCGAACACCGAGAAAATGACGGTTCAGGCAATCACCGATAAGCGCCAGAAAGCCGCGCAGCTGACACCGGATCAGACAACCTTTACCTTCTGA
- a CDS encoding ABC transporter ATP-binding protein, with protein sequence MNVIEVSNLSFRWPGQERPLLDIPSLTIRQGEKVFLKGPSGSGKSSLLGLLAGITEPDAGEIILLEHPFSTLKPTRRDQFRANHIGYIFQMFNLLPYLSVLDNVLLPCRFSPRRTQKLNGAMTQEARRLIKQLHLPESTLTQPINTLSIGQQQRVAAARALIGQPELLIADEPTSALDHDNREAFVQLLMDECDKSGTTLLFVSHDATLEPLFDRHLALNNLNRAAQRSAL encoded by the coding sequence ATGAACGTAATCGAAGTCTCAAACTTAAGCTTTCGCTGGCCGGGGCAGGAGCGCCCGCTGCTTGACATTCCGTCTCTGACCATCCGCCAGGGCGAAAAAGTATTCCTCAAAGGGCCCAGCGGCAGTGGCAAATCCAGTCTGCTCGGCCTGCTGGCGGGGATCACCGAACCAGATGCCGGAGAGATCATCCTGCTGGAACACCCCTTCAGTACACTCAAGCCAACTCGGCGCGATCAATTTCGAGCCAACCATATCGGGTATATTTTTCAGATGTTTAATCTGTTACCTTACCTGTCGGTGCTGGACAACGTCCTGCTCCCCTGCCGGTTTTCCCCGCGGCGGACACAGAAACTCAATGGTGCGATGACCCAGGAGGCCCGGCGGCTGATCAAGCAACTTCATTTGCCTGAGTCGACCTTAACCCAGCCCATTAACACACTCAGTATCGGCCAGCAACAACGGGTTGCCGCAGCCCGGGCACTGATCGGCCAACCAGAGCTGCTCATCGCCGACGAGCCGACTTCGGCGCTGGATCACGATAACCGGGAGGCCTTTGTTCAGCTGCTAATGGATGAATGTGATAAATCCGGCACGACTTTACTGTTTGTCAGCCATGACGCCACCCTGGAGCCGCTGTTTGATCGGCATCTGGCGCTGAACAACCTGAACCGGGCTGCACAGAGGAGCGCACTATGA